GTCGCTCTCTGGCGTTATTACGTAGGCAGAGCTCAGAAAGGTCTCGATACCGTTCTCGGTGAAGTGTTCCAAATCTGGGCCGAGGACGACCCGGATTTCCACGCTATCGCCCGAATAGTCCGGCTTCAGCTTTCGAGGCAGAGAGCAACCTTCCCTGCCCGTTAAGAGAGCGTAGCCAACACTAAGCCTATCGCCCGCTTTAAGCGGCCTCCCGAGGCCGGCCCTTGGATAGGCCGAACAGCTCCCCAAAAGTTTCTCGCACTTTACTCCGCCCGCAAAGGCAATATAGCCGTAGAGGCCGCTCCTCAAAGTCCCAACTTCGAGGATATCCCCCCTCTTCGCCCAGTAGCTCGTCCAGGGTTCGATTGGTGTTCCGTTGATCCTTACATCAACGTCCCCAGCCACCGCAAAAACCACCGAGGCGTTGAACCTCATCTTTGGCCCCGCTAGAAGGAACTCAAGGAGCGGAAAATCGCCGGGGTTTCCGACGAGGTAGTTGGCTACCCTGGCCGAGAAGTCGTCCATGAAGCCCGAGACCGGAACGCCGAGCTTTCGGTAGCCAGTTCTTCCCGCATCCTGAACGGTTAAGAGTGATGGGACGCTGAGGAGCTCAATCATTGCTTACTCCTCCATTCGCCCCTGTAAAGCTCCACGAACTCCTCCTCGCTGATTGGTACAAACCTCACTTCATCGCCTGGCTGGAGCAGGGTCGGCGGTTCTCTGCTTGGATCGAAGAGCCTCAGCGGAGTCCTCCCTATGAGCCGCCAGCCGCCGGGGCTTTCGATTGGATAGATGCCGGTCTGCCTTCCAGCTATCCCAACCGAACCTGCAGGAACTTTTAGACGCGGTCTCTCCAGCCTTGGGGTTGCTATCCTTTCATCGACGGGACTTAAGTATGCAAATCCCGGCAGGAAGCCGAGGAAATGGACGCGGTAGGTCTTTCCGGAGTGTATCTCGATGACATCGTCAACGCCCAGCCCGTTGTATTCCGCTACGAACTCAATATCAGGGCCGTATTCACCGCCGTAGAGGACGGGTATCTCGATTTTCCGACCCTTGAAGGCTCCAGTGCTTACATCAAGCAACGGCTCAACGGCCTTCTTAACGTCCTCAAAGGTAACCTTCAGCGGGTCGAAGATCACCGCCAGAGAAGAGTAAGCAGGAACGACTTCAACCAGCCACCCGAAGTCTTTTCCCTCAATTGCCCTCGCAACGGCGTGGACTCTCGCGTTCACTTCGTCGTCTATGACCTCGCCGAAGGAAATGAGAAGGGCGGAGTCTCCGAGGGGCTTTATATTCACAGTATCACCCTTTGGAATTCCTGTACGGTGGGACCAAAACTGGAAGGTCTTTAATCCTACCAAAGTGTTTTACATTTCCCGTAGCGACCGTGAGACCGTAAACTGTTGCAGTAGCCGCTATTATCGCATCTCCGAGGGAAAGTCCGTAGTCCCTCCTAAGTTCTCCGGCTAGAACCGCGATTTCAGTTGTCACCGATAAAGCTTCAAAATGAGACAAAAAGCGAAGGAGTTTTTCACGTTTTATAGGGTCTCTTGTGTCTCTACCAGAAAACAGCTCTGCAATCGTTACTGTTGAAATAAAAGCCCCCTCCTTGACCAGTTCGAGGATGAACTCCCTTGAGCCCTCGACCTTTCGAAGAACGTCGATTATTACGTCAGTGTCTATTAGATACATCCCTGTCCCACTCCTTCCGGAGCTTCTCAAGGTCGATGTCTTCTTCAAACAGCCCAAATACGTCGTTTAAGTCCCGTATGAATTCGTCGAGTATTATTATCTTGACCCTTTTCTTTTCTGGAAGTGTCAGTTTCTTCAGAGGCTTCAACACGCCATTTTCATAAACAGCCTCAATGACACCCATTTTCTCACCATGTATACTTTCGCTACATATCCATAAATCTAACGGATTATCTCCTTCATCGGCACTATCTTAACACCTTCTTCCTCCAGCACTTTCCTGATGTGCGCGGCTATCTCTACAGCTTTCGGGTTGTCTCCGTGGAGGCAGATGGTATCTACCTTCAGCTCGACCCACTCACCGTTGATTGCCCTAACGCCGCCGTCCTTGACCATCGAAATCACGCGCTCGGCTATTTCTTCTTTGTCTTCTATCACCGCTCCGGGCTTCGAGCGCGGGACGAGGGTTCCATCAGGGTTGTAGGCCCTGTCTGCGAAAACCTCGTGGGCAACCTTAACGCCCATCTCCTCAGCAATCTCCGCAGGTCTCGACCCGGAGAGGGTCACGAAGATCAGGTTTTTGTCGAAGTCCGCTATTCCCTCGATTACCCCGCGGGCGAGCTCTTCTTCCTTCACGAGGGCGTTGTAGAGAGCACCGTGAGGTTTAACGTGCTGGAGCTCTATGCCTTCTGCTCTTACAAAGGCGTAGAGCGCCCCCACCTGGTAGAGGATGTAGTTCCTTGCTTCATCGTAAGTGAGCTTCATATATCTCCTGCCGAAGCCGAGAAGGTCTGGGTAGCCCGGATGAGCGCCAACGGCTACACCATTCTCCTTCGCGAGCTTTACCGTCTTCCTCATGACGAGGGGGTCTCCCGCATGCCAGCCCGTCGCGACGTTCGCCGAGGTGATGTACTTCATAACTTCCTCGTCGAGGCCGAGCCTATACCTCCCAAAGCTCTCGCCGAGGTCAGCGTTGAGGTCGACCTTCACATTCCTCACCGACTTCGTTTCGACGCAAATCTAAAAAAGCCTTTCTCCAAGGTTTCCTCATGGACGATGAAAAGGAAGGGAGGAAAAAAGCGGTCATAGACTCTGCCTTCTTCATCCAGGGGGCTGATGTGGAAGGTTTAACCACCCCTGGTGTCGTTGAGGAAGTCAAAGACCCAGAGTCTAGGCTCTTTCTTGAGGGGCTCATCAGCGCGGGCAAGGTTAAGGTGGTTCTTCCGTCGAGGGAGAGCATAGAAGCCGTTAGGGAAGCGGCAAAGAAGACGGGCGAGCTCGGAGAGCTGAGCGAGGCCGACATTGAAGTCCTCGCGCTGGCCTACGAGGTTGATGGAGTTCTCCTCACCGACGACTACAACCTCCAGAACATCGCGAGAACGCTGAGAATCGAGTTCAGAACCCTAAAGCGTGGGATAAAAAAGGTCATCCGCTGGAACTACGTCTGCATCGGCTGTGGGAAAAAGTTCGAGGAGATGCCGCCGGGAGAGGTATGCCCCGACTGCGGAAGTCCCGTGAGGTTGATACCAAAGAGAAAGCGGAAGAGAAGACCTCAAAGGCGCAGGTATG
This sequence is a window from Thermococcus kodakarensis KOD1. Protein-coding genes within it:
- a CDS encoding LamB/YcsF family protein, with product MKVDLNADLGESFGRYRLGLDEEVMKYITSANVATGWHAGDPLVMRKTVKLAKENGVAVGAHPGYPDLLGFGRRYMKLTYDEARNYILYQVGALYAFVRAEGIELQHVKPHGALYNALVKEEELARGVIEGIADFDKNLIFVTLSGSRPAEIAEEMGVKVAHEVFADRAYNPDGTLVPRSKPGAVIEDKEEIAERVISMVKDGGVRAINGEWVELKVDTICLHGDNPKAVEIAAHIRKVLEEEGVKIVPMKEIIR
- a CDS encoding biotin-dependent carboxyltransferase family protein — translated: MIELLSVPSLLTVQDAGRTGYRKLGVPVSGFMDDFSARVANYLVGNPGDFPLLEFLLAGPKMRFNASVVFAVAGDVDVRINGTPIEPWTSYWAKRGDILEVGTLRSGLYGYIAFAGGVKCEKLLGSCSAYPRAGLGRPLKAGDRLSVGYALLTGREGCSLPRKLKPDYSGDSVEIRVVLGPDLEHFTENGIETFLSSAYVITPESDRMGYRLEGPVIEHSEKGPDIVTSPLVPGSIQVPGSGRPIVMMRDAQTTGGYAKIATVITADLPFLAQSRPGTEIMFKRVAPEEAREILKRREKTLEAIRKFLDGEMRAYSVRALGKEFLLFAGKI
- a CDS encoding antitoxin family protein — encoded protein: MGVIEAVYENGVLKPLKKLTLPEKKRVKIIILDEFIRDLNDVFGLFEEDIDLEKLRKEWDRDVSNRH
- the pxpB gene encoding 5-oxoprolinase subunit PxpB produces the protein MNIKPLGDSALLISFGEVIDDEVNARVHAVARAIEGKDFGWLVEVVPAYSSLAVIFDPLKVTFEDVKKAVEPLLDVSTGAFKGRKIEIPVLYGGEYGPDIEFVAEYNGLGVDDVIEIHSGKTYRVHFLGFLPGFAYLSPVDERIATPRLERPRLKVPAGSVGIAGRQTGIYPIESPGGWRLIGRTPLRLFDPSREPPTLLQPGDEVRFVPISEEEFVELYRGEWRSKQ
- a CDS encoding type II toxin-antitoxin system VapC family toxin, which encodes MDDEKEGRKKAVIDSAFFIQGADVEGLTTPGVVEEVKDPESRLFLEGLISAGKVKVVLPSRESIEAVREAAKKTGELGELSEADIEVLALAYEVDGVLLTDDYNLQNIARTLRIEFRTLKRGIKKVIRWNYVCIGCGKKFEEMPPGEVCPDCGSPVRLIPKRKRKRRPQRRRYGRTSS
- a CDS encoding type II toxin-antitoxin system VapC family toxin; the encoded protein is MYLIDTDVIIDVLRKVEGSREFILELVKEGAFISTVTIAELFSGRDTRDPIKREKLLRFLSHFEALSVTTEIAVLAGELRRDYGLSLGDAIIAATATVYGLTVATGNVKHFGRIKDLPVLVPPYRNSKG